In the Malaya genurostris strain Urasoe2022 chromosome 1, Malgen_1.1, whole genome shotgun sequence genome, one interval contains:
- the LOC131440378 gene encoding alpha-amylase A-like, which produces MRFLASFLLVAYATLVVAQFDTHQWADRSGIVHLFEWKWNDIADECERFLAPRGYAGVQVSPPTENVIITGRPWWERYQPASYNLNTRSGTEQEFANMVARCNHVGVRIYPDIIINHMAATSGTGTGGSKVDVEALDFPAVPYGSGDFNPKCEINDYNNAEEVRNCWLVGLPDLNLSIESVRNQIIGLMNKCIDYGVAGFRVDAAKHMWPAELEMVYGALHDLNTDHGFKSGARAFITQEVIDLGGGAISRDEYTHLGTITEFRFSAEIGRVFRGKDKLKWLSSWGEDWSFLSSHLALVFVDNHDNQRGHGAGGDNVLTYKDQKQYKMATAFTLAHPFGIPRMMSSFAFEESDQGPPQDADGNLISPSINADNSCGNGWVCEHRWRQMYNMIQFRNTVRGTNLNDWWDNDDSQIAFCRGGKGFVAFNNEENNFYHRLQTCLPAGTYCDVITGSKIDGSCSGGSVSVGSDGYADIYIAGDAYDGVLALHINAKL; this is translated from the coding sequence ATGCGATTCTTGGCAAGCTTCCTTTTGGTAGCTTACGCCACGTTGGTTGTCGCCCAGTTCGACACCCATCAATGGGCAGATCGGAGCGGCATTGTGCATCTTTTCGAGTGGAAGTGGAACGACATTGCTGATGAATGTGAACGTTTCCTAGCTCCCAGGGGTTACGCCGGTGTTCAAGTATCTCCACCGACCGAAAATGTGATCATCACTGGAAGACCGTGGTGGGAACGTTACCAACCCGCATCGTATAACCTAAATACTCGGTCAGGAACGGAGCAGGAGTTTGCTAATATGGTTGCGCGTTGTAATCATGTCGGTGTCAGGATCTACCCTGATATCATCATTAATCACATGGCGGCTACATCCGGTACTGGTACAGGAGGATCTAAGGTGGACGTAGAGGCACTGGATTTCCCGGCCGTTCCGTATGGAAGCGGTGATTTCAATCCGAAATGTGAGATCAATGATTACAACAACGCAGAAGAGGTTCGTAACTGTTGGCTTGTTGGATTGCCGGATTTGAATTTGAGTATTGAGTCGGTTCGTAATCAAATCATTGGACTTATGAATAAATGTATCGACTACGGTGTTGCTGGTTTCCGAGTGGATGCGGCCAAACACATGTGGCCAGCAGAGCTTGAAATGGTGTACGGAGCATTGCATGATTTGAACACTGATCATGGTTTCAAGTCAGGAGCAAGAGCGTTTATCACCCAGGAAGTGATCGATTTAGGCGGAGGAGCAATTAGCAGAGATGAGTATACTCACTTAGGAACTATAACAGAGTTTCGATTTTCAGCTGAAATCGGGCGAGTTTTCCGCGGAAAAGATAAACTAAAATGGCTTTCCAGCTGGGGAGAAGATTGGTCGTTTTTATCATCACATCTTGCTTTGGTATTTGTCGATAATCACGATAATCAGCGTGGACACGGTGCGGGTGGAGATAACGTTCTAACGTACAAAGATCAAAAACAGTACAAGATGGCAACGGCGTTCACACTGGCACATCCATTCGGCATTCCTCGAATGATGAGTTCTTTCGCATTCGAAGAAAGTGATCAGGGTCCACCGCAGGACGCGGACGGAAACTTGATATCTCCGTCGATTAATGCCGACAATTCTTGTGGTAACGGTTGGGTTTGCGAGCACCGTTGGCGCCAGATGTACAACATGATTCAGTTCCGTAATACAGTCAGAGGAACTAATTTGAATGATTGGTGGGATAACGACGACAGTCAAATTGCATTCTGCCGCGGTGGAAAAGGCTTTGTGGCGTTTAACAATGAAGAGAATAACTTCTACCACCGGCTGCAGACGTGCCTTCCCGCAGGAACCTATTGTGACGTTAtcactggaagtaagattgacgGAAGCTGCTCCGGTGGCAGTGTTAGCGTTGGAAGTGACGGCTACGCTGATATCTACATTGCTGGTGATGCATATGATGGCGTATTGGCGCTTCATATCAATGCAAAACTGTAG